A genome region from Neptunomonas japonica JAMM 1380 includes the following:
- a CDS encoding c-type cytochrome: MYKKKWAFRILIIGFLLNSSVTLAEHFSGHVDVKVGALSASAQKGQLVFNRTCGSCHGENGEGTLKGPPMIHGIYNPGHHSNKSFYSAVRNGVKQHHWPYGDMPAQKGIGFSEMSAIVQFVREVQQQNGIVQKKHKM; encoded by the coding sequence ATGTACAAGAAAAAATGGGCATTCAGAATATTGATTATAGGATTTTTACTGAATAGCTCAGTTACTTTGGCAGAGCACTTTAGTGGCCATGTGGATGTTAAAGTAGGCGCTTTATCTGCTTCTGCTCAAAAAGGGCAACTAGTTTTTAATCGTACGTGTGGCTCGTGTCATGGTGAAAATGGAGAAGGTACTCTCAAAGGGCCGCCTATGATTCATGGTATTTATAATCCTGGGCATCATTCAAATAAGTCGTTTTATTCTGCTGTACGAAATGGTGTGAAACAACATCATTGGCCCTATGGAGATATGCCAGCACAGAAAGGGATAGGTTTTTCTGAAATGTCTGCCATTGTGCAGTTCGTTCGTGAAGTACAGCAGCAAAATGGCATTGTTCAGAAAAAGCACAAAATGTAA